The following coding sequences are from one Penaeus monodon isolate SGIC_2016 chromosome 21, NSTDA_Pmon_1, whole genome shotgun sequence window:
- the LOC119586631 gene encoding uncharacterized protein LOC119586631, translated as MPAWVVEGGATVDLPLQRTFIRDSQEAIQESIILFSQANYEPRRTEVRARTSRRSLGGVQRHESHAALPAPFCLGDIRRGKLQDAEDPKSKTTMWFLTGGLVVMAVMFSVLVYYYHHRQPTQVCVFIMRRFCM; from the exons ATGCCTGCCTGGGTAGTGGAAGGCGGGGCAACCGTAGATCTCCCTCTACAAAGAACATTCATCCGAGACTCGCAAGAAGCTATTCAAGAATCAATAATATTGTTTTCTCAAGCCAATTATGAGCCTAGACGGACTGAAGTTCGTGCTCGGACTTCGAGGCGGTCGCTTGGTGGCGTGCAGCGCCACGAGTCCCATGCCGCCCTCCCCGCACCATTTTGTCTTGGAGACATTCGCAGAGGGAAGCTGCAAGACGCTGAAG ATCCAAAGAGCAAGACGACAATGTGGTTCCTGACAGGAGGCCTTGTGGTGATGGCAGTCATGTTCTCCGTCcttgtctattattatcatcatagacaGCCTACTCAGGTATGTGTGTTCATCATGCGACGATtttgtatgtaa